In Streptomyces sp. NBC_00306, a single genomic region encodes these proteins:
- a CDS encoding cytochrome P450 produces MATAQQVPDILSPEFAANPYPAYRAMREHAPLIWHEATNSYLISRYRDVERAFKDKDSLYTTDNYAWQIEPVHGKTILQLSGREHAVRRALVAPAFRGRDLQEKFLPVIESNARELIDGIRHKGEADLVDSFATRFPVNVIADMLGLDKADHARFHGWYTTVIAFLGNLAGDPDVTAAGERTRIEFAEYMIPIIQERREHLGDDLLSSLCAAEVDGVRMSDEDIKAFCSLLLAAGGETTDKAIASIFANLLVNPEQLAAVREDRTLIDRAFAETLRYTPPVHMIMRQTATEVTVSGGTIPAGATVTCLIGAANRDAERYENPDRFDIFRDDLTSTTAFSAAADHLAFALGRHFCVGALLAKAEVETGVNQLLDAMPDMRLADGFVPSEQGVFTRGPKSLPVRFTPVAG; encoded by the coding sequence ATGGCCACCGCACAACAGGTACCGGACATCCTGTCGCCGGAGTTTGCCGCGAACCCCTATCCGGCCTATCGCGCCATGCGTGAACATGCGCCCTTGATCTGGCACGAAGCCACCAACAGCTATCTCATCTCGCGCTACCGGGACGTCGAGCGGGCCTTCAAGGACAAGGACTCGCTCTACACCACCGACAATTACGCATGGCAGATCGAGCCGGTGCACGGCAAGACGATCCTCCAGCTCAGTGGGCGCGAACACGCCGTCCGCAGGGCGCTGGTGGCGCCGGCGTTCCGGGGCAGGGACCTCCAGGAGAAGTTCCTGCCGGTCATAGAGAGCAACGCCCGTGAACTGATCGACGGCATCCGGCACAAGGGCGAGGCCGACCTCGTCGACTCCTTCGCCACCCGTTTCCCCGTCAACGTCATCGCCGACATGCTCGGACTCGACAAGGCGGACCACGCCCGGTTCCACGGCTGGTACACCACGGTCATCGCCTTCCTCGGCAACCTCGCGGGCGATCCCGACGTCACGGCGGCGGGGGAGCGCACCCGCATCGAGTTCGCCGAATACATGATCCCGATCATCCAGGAGCGCCGCGAGCACCTCGGGGACGACCTGCTCTCCTCGCTCTGCGCGGCCGAGGTCGACGGCGTACGGATGAGCGACGAGGACATCAAGGCCTTCTGCAGCCTGCTGCTCGCCGCCGGCGGTGAGACCACCGACAAGGCGATCGCCAGCATCTTCGCCAATCTGCTGGTCAACCCCGAACAGCTCGCCGCCGTACGGGAGGACCGCACCCTGATCGACCGGGCCTTCGCCGAGACCCTCCGCTACACCCCGCCGGTCCACATGATCATGCGGCAGACGGCCACCGAGGTCACCGTCAGCGGCGGCACGATCCCCGCGGGGGCGACGGTCACCTGTCTGATCGGCGCTGCGAACCGGGACGCGGAGCGCTACGAGAACCCGGACCGTTTCGACATATTCCGCGACGACCTCACCTCGACCACGGCGTTCTCCGCGGCCGCCGACCATCTGGCGTTCGCACTCGGCCGGCACTTCTGCGTCGGCGCGCTGCTCGCCAAGGCCGAGGTCGAGACCGGCGTCAACCAACTGCTCGACGCGATGCCGGACATGCGGCTCGCGGACGGCTTCGTCCCGTCCGAGCAGGGCGTGTTCACGCGCGGGCCGAAGTCGCTGCCCGTCCGTTTCACGCCCGTCGCCGGCTGA
- a CDS encoding ATP-binding protein yields the protein MSTLSDEVWERWLQQTVAHPGRQSALLLLEGRAGTGKSRLADRLLDSAEAGPRPRVVLTFTSSGVALTHHPARAPRTEPGTAAVRERPDPVALPPRIHPDAAALAGDLEPLLESGGPVLLIADDVHRADSAGRDLLRGLLEQPPAGLAAVLTYRPEELAEPGLVLGRAVAYPARLTVLRLRLEPLDADEVRRLVEDRLGPECCPPELVARIHERSAGVPQVVVDLVRQLEDAYGPRERYTAKDLDATGPPVRLAELAVGRLAALPEEHRAVARAAAVLDEPSSAADLYAVAALPGAAGREALVASLRGAVLLENDRDLYGFPSPLAGTAVYGEMPGPLRQDMHRRAADVLAHRHPVPWARLAAHRHRGGQIRGWLKAVEHAAQQCAEAGAHQTAIDLLEQALSHPAVPRETRARLARLLAHSAVLGLHTDQTVQVLRQILDEQSLPPAVRGQIRLDLGLVLYNQAGRGLQGWVELEQAVDELAERPALAARAMSALAMPVMSSVPLERNLHWLEKVQKMAAGSRDDEARTAVDANCIAVLLEIGDPAAWDVLERLRGQTEQTDRLPHVARGLVNAADAALWLGHLSRVGELLEEGVDVAVRGGATYVEQDGRGTGLLLDWMTGTWDGLTTRARAFVAETGVMPGPAADARIVLGMLALAQGEWQQMAAWLSGDGHPLPVGSPLPHVAAAAGALVRTALARGDLDSAASEAADAWDRLRDKGVWAWAAELAPWAVEATARAGRRQTAEAMTAEFEAGLKDTALPSPLAALSWCRGILLETAGRPAEAVPHFQDATERYSAMLRPYAAILTAEAAASCVLGAAAEGGDSDPDTLAAAVESLASCVERLTDMGAGWDAARVRATLRSHQPAAEQRPRGRPSYGDQLSPREQEVVDLASAGLTNREIATTLHLSPRTVEQHVSRARRKLESQTRQQLSRNRGSRGS from the coding sequence GTGAGCACGCTCAGTGACGAAGTCTGGGAGCGATGGCTGCAACAGACGGTCGCCCACCCCGGCCGGCAGTCGGCGCTCCTGCTGCTGGAGGGGCGCGCCGGTACCGGCAAGAGCCGCTTGGCCGACCGGCTGCTGGACAGCGCCGAGGCCGGACCGCGTCCCCGGGTCGTGCTGACCTTCACGTCCTCCGGCGTCGCGCTGACGCACCACCCGGCCCGGGCGCCCCGCACGGAACCGGGCACCGCCGCCGTACGTGAGCGTCCCGATCCGGTCGCCCTGCCGCCCCGGATCCACCCCGACGCCGCCGCACTCGCCGGGGATCTGGAACCCCTGCTGGAGTCCGGCGGCCCGGTCCTGCTGATCGCCGACGACGTGCACCGGGCGGACAGCGCGGGCAGGGACCTGCTGCGCGGACTGCTGGAGCAGCCCCCGGCCGGGCTCGCCGCCGTCCTCACCTACCGCCCCGAGGAACTCGCCGAACCCGGACTCGTCCTCGGCCGGGCGGTCGCCTACCCGGCCCGCCTCACCGTCCTGCGCCTCCGCCTCGAACCCCTGGACGCCGACGAGGTCCGCCGGCTGGTCGAGGACCGCCTCGGTCCCGAATGCTGCCCGCCCGAGCTCGTCGCCCGGATCCACGAGCGGTCCGCCGGAGTGCCTCAGGTCGTCGTCGATCTCGTGCGCCAGCTGGAGGACGCCTACGGGCCGCGGGAGCGCTACACGGCCAAGGACCTCGATGCCACCGGCCCGCCCGTACGACTGGCCGAACTGGCCGTCGGCCGGCTGGCCGCACTGCCCGAGGAGCACCGGGCCGTGGCCCGCGCCGCGGCCGTCCTCGACGAGCCCAGCAGCGCGGCGGACCTGTACGCGGTGGCCGCGCTGCCCGGCGCGGCCGGCCGTGAGGCGCTCGTCGCCTCACTCCGCGGGGCGGTCCTGCTGGAGAACGACCGCGATCTGTACGGCTTCCCCTCGCCCCTCGCGGGCACCGCCGTCTACGGCGAGATGCCCGGCCCCCTGCGCCAGGACATGCACCGCAGGGCCGCCGACGTCCTCGCCCACCGGCATCCCGTGCCGTGGGCCCGGCTCGCGGCCCACCGGCACCGCGGCGGCCAGATACGCGGCTGGCTCAAGGCCGTCGAACACGCGGCCCAGCAGTGCGCCGAGGCAGGCGCCCATCAGACGGCGATCGACCTGCTGGAACAGGCTCTGTCGCACCCCGCGGTGCCCCGGGAGACCCGGGCCCGCCTCGCCCGCCTCCTCGCCCACAGCGCGGTGCTCGGACTGCACACCGACCAGACTGTCCAGGTGCTGCGGCAGATCCTCGACGAGCAGTCGCTGCCCCCCGCGGTCCGCGGGCAGATCCGGCTCGACCTCGGCCTGGTGCTCTACAACCAGGCCGGCCGCGGGCTCCAGGGCTGGGTGGAACTGGAGCAGGCGGTCGACGAACTGGCCGAGCGGCCGGCGCTCGCCGCCCGCGCGATGTCGGCGCTCGCCATGCCGGTCATGTCGTCCGTACCGCTGGAACGCAATCTGCACTGGCTCGAGAAGGTGCAGAAGATGGCTGCCGGCAGCCGCGACGACGAGGCGCGCACGGCGGTCGACGCCAACTGCATCGCGGTCCTCCTGGAGATCGGCGACCCCGCGGCCTGGGACGTCCTGGAGCGGCTGCGCGGCCAGACCGAGCAGACGGACCGGCTGCCGCACGTGGCCCGTGGGCTGGTGAACGCTGCGGACGCCGCCCTGTGGCTCGGCCATCTCTCCCGCGTGGGAGAGCTGCTCGAAGAGGGGGTCGATGTCGCCGTCCGCGGCGGAGCCACCTACGTCGAACAGGACGGCCGCGGCACCGGCCTGCTGCTGGACTGGATGACGGGCACCTGGGACGGCCTCACCACCCGGGCCAGGGCCTTCGTGGCCGAGACCGGTGTCATGCCCGGGCCCGCCGCGGACGCGCGGATCGTCCTCGGCATGCTGGCCCTCGCACAGGGCGAATGGCAGCAGATGGCGGCCTGGCTCTCCGGAGACGGGCATCCGCTGCCCGTCGGCTCGCCACTGCCGCATGTCGCGGCGGCGGCCGGCGCGCTCGTCCGTACCGCGCTCGCCCGTGGCGATCTGGACAGCGCGGCGTCCGAGGCGGCCGACGCCTGGGACCGGCTGCGGGACAAGGGTGTCTGGGCGTGGGCGGCCGAACTGGCGCCCTGGGCGGTGGAGGCGACCGCCCGGGCCGGCCGCCGCCAGACCGCCGAGGCGATGACCGCGGAGTTCGAGGCGGGCCTGAAGGACACGGCCCTGCCGTCCCCGCTGGCGGCGCTGTCCTGGTGCCGCGGCATCCTGCTGGAGACCGCCGGCCGGCCCGCGGAGGCGGTGCCGCACTTCCAGGACGCGACGGAGAGGTACAGCGCGATGCTCCGGCCGTACGCGGCGATCCTCACTGCCGAGGCAGCGGCCTCCTGTGTGCTCGGGGCCGCGGCCGAGGGCGGGGACAGCGACCCGGACACGCTCGCGGCGGCCGTCGAGTCCCTGGCGTCCTGCGTGGAACGGCTGACCGACATGGGCGCCGGGTGGGACGCCGCACGGGTACGGGCCACGCTCCGCTCCCACCAGCCCGCGGCGGAGCAGCGTCCGCGCGGGCGGCCCAGCTACGGCGACCAGCTCTCGCCGCGAGAGCAGGAGGTCGTGGACCTGGCGTCGGCGGGCCTCACCAACCGCGAGATCGCCACCACGCTGCACCTGTCGCCGCGCACGGTGGAGCAGCACGTGTCCCGGGCGCGGCGGAAGCTGGAGTCGCAGACGCGCCAGCAGCTGAGCCGCAACCGCGGCAGCCGGGGTTCATGA
- a CDS encoding ATP-binding protein, giving the protein MIASEESSQFSSSGHGPYGGTSGLAQCAMSATPEAARTLRHFARAVARRWRLHDEFHEALSVIVTELVSNVVLHSGSTWVALAIKVRGNTLVTEVRDGGRWKHRHARRQEPLDAHADCGQGLRLVDAFATRTVTRRLPMGSVVAAEIVMPPHQGGPRPVTLHPLMEDEPSPPVEFRTVFGLTVEPDCH; this is encoded by the coding sequence GTGATCGCATCAGAGGAGTCCTCCCAGTTTTCGTCGTCCGGGCACGGACCGTACGGCGGAACCTCGGGTCTGGCCCAGTGTGCGATGTCGGCGACGCCGGAAGCCGCCCGCACCCTGCGCCATTTCGCGCGCGCAGTGGCCCGTCGATGGCGGTTGCACGACGAATTCCACGAAGCGCTCTCGGTGATCGTCACCGAGCTCGTCAGCAATGTGGTGCTGCACAGTGGCAGCACCTGGGTCGCCCTGGCCATCAAGGTCCGCGGCAACACGCTGGTGACGGAGGTCAGGGACGGCGGCCGGTGGAAGCATCGTCATGCACGACGCCAGGAACCGCTGGACGCTCACGCGGACTGCGGCCAGGGTCTGCGGCTCGTCGACGCATTCGCCACCAGGACCGTTACGCGACGGCTGCCGATGGGCAGCGTGGTCGCGGCTGAAATCGTCATGCCACCCCATCAGGGCGGGCCACGGCCTGTGACCCTGCACCCCCTGATGGAGGACGAACCGTCGCCCCCCGTGGAGTTCCGCACGGTGTTCGGGCTGACGGTGGAGCCGGACTGCCACTGA
- a CDS encoding gamma carbonic anhydrase family protein yields MASEALIMGVGGREPSVAPEAFTAPTSVVIGEVTLAPGAGVWYQTVLRADCGPIVIGADSNIQDNCTVHSDPGFPVTVGERVSVGHNAVLHGCTVEDDVLVGMGATVLNGAHIGTGSLVAAHALVPQGMQVPPGSLVAGVPAKVRRELTDEEREGIKLNAAVYLDLADAHREAARKA; encoded by the coding sequence ATGGCGTCAGAGGCGCTGATCATGGGTGTGGGCGGCCGCGAGCCGAGCGTCGCACCGGAGGCTTTCACCGCTCCGACCTCGGTCGTCATCGGTGAGGTCACCCTCGCGCCGGGCGCCGGTGTCTGGTACCAGACGGTGCTGCGGGCGGACTGCGGGCCGATCGTCATCGGCGCCGACTCCAACATCCAGGACAACTGCACGGTCCACTCGGACCCCGGCTTCCCCGTGACGGTGGGGGAGCGGGTCTCGGTCGGCCACAACGCCGTCCTGCACGGCTGCACTGTCGAGGACGACGTGCTGGTGGGTATGGGGGCGACGGTCCTCAACGGTGCCCACATCGGCACCGGGTCCCTGGTGGCCGCGCACGCGCTGGTTCCGCAGGGGATGCAGGTGCCGCCCGGCTCGCTCGTCGCCGGGGTGCCCGCCAAGGTGCGTCGCGAGCTGACGGACGAGGAGCGTGAGGGCATCAAGCTCAACGCCGCCGTCTACCTGGACCTCGCCGACGCCCATCGTGAGGCGGCGCGGAAGGCCTGA
- a CDS encoding DedA family protein, which translates to MHVQEWLETVPPLSIYLLVGVVIGLESLGIPLPGEIVLVSSALLASQHGDINPYILGACATAGAIIGDSIGYAIGRKGGRPLLAWLGGKFPKHFGPAQIAMAERSFEKWGMWAVFFGRFVALLRIFAGPLAGVLRMPYWKFLIANVFGGILWAGGTTAVIYSVGVVAEAWLKRFSWLGLVLAVLIGVTSMLVLKSRAKKAAAEAETRTVLEPEPVPAAD; encoded by the coding sequence TTGCACGTCCAGGAGTGGCTCGAGACCGTCCCCCCGCTGAGCATCTACCTCCTGGTGGGGGTGGTGATCGGGCTCGAGAGTCTCGGTATCCCGCTGCCGGGTGAGATCGTCCTGGTCAGCTCGGCGCTGCTCGCCTCCCAGCACGGTGACATCAACCCATACATCCTGGGCGCGTGCGCGACGGCCGGCGCGATCATCGGCGACTCGATCGGGTACGCGATCGGCCGCAAGGGCGGCAGGCCCCTGCTGGCCTGGCTCGGCGGGAAGTTCCCCAAACACTTCGGCCCCGCCCAGATCGCCATGGCGGAGCGGTCGTTCGAGAAGTGGGGCATGTGGGCCGTCTTCTTCGGACGCTTCGTCGCCCTGCTGCGGATCTTCGCCGGGCCCCTGGCGGGCGTACTGCGCATGCCGTACTGGAAGTTCCTGATCGCCAACGTCTTCGGGGGCATCCTGTGGGCGGGCGGCACGACCGCCGTCATCTACTCCGTCGGTGTCGTGGCCGAGGCGTGGCTCAAGCGCTTCTCGTGGCTGGGGCTCGTCCTCGCGGTGCTGATCGGTGTGACCTCCATGCTCGTGCTCAAGAGCCGTGCGAAGAAGGCGGCCGCCGAGGCGGAAACGCGGACGGTCCTCGAACCCGAGCCGGTTCCCGCCGCCGACTGA
- a CDS encoding DUF4442 domain-containing protein, with protein sequence MTVGEMLAATVPMARTLNLEFLETTPERAVLRMPDQPDFHNHVGGPHAGAMFTLAESASGAIVIAAFGDQLNRAVPLAVKAEIGYKKLAMGVVTATATLGRPIADVVAELDAGERPEFPVNIAIERADGAVTGEMTVVWTLRPNA encoded by the coding sequence ATGACAGTCGGCGAGATGCTCGCCGCCACGGTTCCCATGGCCCGGACGCTGAACCTCGAGTTCCTGGAGACCACCCCCGAGCGTGCCGTGCTGCGCATGCCGGACCAGCCCGACTTCCACAACCACGTGGGCGGGCCGCACGCCGGAGCGATGTTCACGCTCGCCGAGTCCGCGAGCGGTGCCATCGTGATCGCCGCCTTCGGCGACCAGCTGAACCGTGCCGTACCGCTCGCCGTCAAGGCCGAGATCGGCTACAAGAAGCTCGCGATGGGCGTCGTCACCGCGACCGCCACCCTCGGCCGGCCCATCGCCGACGTCGTCGCCGAACTCGACGCGGGCGAGCGCCCGGAGTTCCCGGTGAACATCGCCATCGAGCGCGCCGACGGCGCCGTCACCGGCGAGATGACCGTCGTCTGGACCCTGCGGCCCAACGCCTGA